A window from Heteronotia binoei isolate CCM8104 ecotype False Entrance Well chromosome 15, APGP_CSIRO_Hbin_v1, whole genome shotgun sequence encodes these proteins:
- the TMEM238 gene encoding transmembrane protein 238 has translation MGTSGLGRCRLALVFAVLMDAAGTGALLTGIFARLRLRGRDFGDLLIYSGAVLVFLSLLGWIMWYTGNIEIAPEELARDYGAKGGTLARLARKISRTWSRRQSNGLAMRTVQSSREAA, from the coding sequence ATGGGGACTTCTGGACTGGGCCGCTGTCGGCTGGCACTGGTTTTCGCAGTGCTCATGGATGCTGCGGGCACTGGAGCCCTCCTGACAGGCATCTTTGCCCGGCTACGCCTCCGAGGCCGGGATTTTGGGGACCTTTTGATCTACTCTGGTGCGGTGCTGGTGTTTCTGAGCCTGCTGGGCTGGATCATGTGGTACACGGGCAATATCGAGATAGCCCCTGAAGAGCTGGCAAGGGACTATGGCGCCAAGGGAGGCACATTGGCCCGGCTGGCCAGGAAGATCTCGCGGACTTGGTCTCGACGCCAGAGCAACGGGCTGGCCATGAGGACGGTGCAGAGCAGCCGGGAAGCAGCATAA
- the LOC132583321 gene encoding circumsporozoite protein-like, whose amino-acid sequence MRSLQPPCDQDPSHRHNCGGEAEKFYPHQCLQKKCCYMNHTCYHHIIDGGIQRRNAGILGGTCVVVIIFCACLFYGCKFREFQRKERLSEGPASEGNIDDYLVRLLDDESMAGSEPQEGTVSLQEDDSWTQRRASKQVAWSPEPVELEELRIQRQWTPEPSPEISLGPSPEPPPLSPEPPPPPAPEGPPPPPSDAPPPPTPDAPPPPTPDAPPPPAPDEPPPPAPDAPPPPAPDEPPPP is encoded by the exons aTGAGGTCTCTCCAACCCC CGTGTGACCAGGATCCCTCACACCGCCACAATTGTGGGGGCGAAGCAGAAAAGTTCTACCCTCACCAGTGTCTGCAGAAGAAATGTTGCTACATGAATCATACCTGCTACCACCACATCATTGACG GTGGAATTCAACGGCGCAATGCAGGGATCCTTGGTGGCACCTGCGTCGTGGTGATCATCTTCTGTGCATGTCTCTTTTATGGCTG TAAATTTAGAGAGTTCCAAAGGAAAGAAAGACTGTCTGAGGGGCCAGCAAGTGAAGGGAACATAGACGATTACCTGGTCAGACTCTTGGACGATGAGAGCATGGCAGGATCAGAGCCCCAAGAGGGGACTGTGTCGCTACAGGAAGATGACTCTTGGACACAAAGAAGAGCCTCTAAGCAGGTGGCATGGAGCCCGGAGCCCGTGGAGCTGGAGGAACTCAGGATACAGCGACAGTGGACCCCAGAACCAAGCCCAGAAATCAGCCTGGGACCGAGCCCCGAACCACCGCCGCTAAGCCCAGAACCACCACCGCCACCAGCTCCTGAAGGACCACCACCTCCACCCTCGGATGCgccaccaccacccaccccggatgcgccaccaccacccaccccggATGCGCCACCACCACCTGCCCCAGATGAACCACCACCACCCGCTCCAGATGCACCACCGCCACCTGCCCCGGATGAGCCGCCACCACCATAA